In Paenibacillus guangzhouensis, a single window of DNA contains:
- the floA gene encoding flotillin-like protein FloA (flotillin-like protein involved in membrane lipid rafts) produces MDPTLISFLLIAVVVIIVLSVFLSFFPIMLWISALASGVRVGIITLVAMRLRRVTPSRIVNPLIKATKAGLGLTINQLESHYLAGGNVDRVVNALIAAQRANIPLEFERAAAIDLAGRDVLQAVQMSVNPRVIETPTVAAVAKDGIEVKVKARVTVRTNLDRLVGGAGEETIIARVGEGIVTTVGSSGSHKDVLENPDMISRTVLGKGLDAGTAFEILSIDIADVDVGKNIGAHLQTEQAEADKRIAQAKAEERRAMAVAQEQEMKALVVEMKARVVESESQVPLALADALRTGHLGVMDYMNLKNIEADTQMRGTIGKSGETGTGDMKDGK; encoded by the coding sequence ATGGATCCAACGTTGATTAGTTTTCTGTTAATTGCTGTTGTTGTTATTATCGTACTCTCGGTGTTCTTAAGTTTCTTCCCGATTATGTTGTGGATTTCGGCGCTTGCTTCGGGTGTGCGCGTAGGAATTATTACCCTTGTTGCGATGCGTCTGCGCCGGGTTACGCCTAGCCGGATCGTCAATCCGTTAATTAAGGCGACGAAGGCCGGTCTTGGGCTTACGATCAATCAGCTTGAGAGTCACTATCTTGCTGGTGGTAACGTTGACCGTGTCGTTAACGCGCTAATCGCAGCACAACGTGCGAATATTCCGCTTGAGTTCGAACGCGCTGCGGCGATCGACCTGGCTGGTCGTGACGTCTTGCAAGCTGTACAGATGAGTGTTAACCCGCGTGTTATTGAGACACCGACTGTTGCAGCTGTAGCGAAAGACGGGATTGAGGTTAAAGTTAAGGCGCGTGTTACGGTACGTACGAACTTGGATCGCCTTGTCGGTGGTGCGGGTGAAGAGACAATCATTGCGCGTGTTGGTGAAGGGATTGTAACGACGGTAGGTTCGAGCGGATCGCATAAAGACGTGCTTGAGAATCCAGATATGATCTCCCGTACCGTACTTGGCAAAGGTCTGGATGCAGGTACGGCGTTCGAGATCTTGTCTATTGATATTGCGGACGTTGATGTAGGTAAGAACATCGGTGCTCATTTGCAGACAGAACAAGCCGAAGCGGACAAACGCATTGCGCAAGCGAAAGCAGAGGAACGCCGTGCAATGGCGGTAGCGCAGGAACAAGAGATGAAGGCGCTTGTGGTCGAGATGAAAGCTCGCGTCGTCGAATCCGAATCCCAGGTACCGCTTGCTCTGGCTGACGCACTTCGCACAGGACATTTAGGTGTAATGGATTATATGAATTTGAAAAATATCGAAGCCGATACGCAAATGCGCGGAACCATCGGGAAGTCCGGTGAGACGGGCACAGGCGACATGAAAGACGGAAAATAG
- the yqfC gene encoding sporulation protein YqfC produces the protein MRRFARKIRKMTAELLDLPQDVLFDLPRVTMIGNAQVHIENHRGVLHFSDERLNLSISIGELELTGSGLVIRAIWPDEVIVEGKILGIQYMRTEGSN, from the coding sequence ATGCGTCGTTTTGCTCGCAAAATTCGGAAGATGACTGCTGAATTATTGGATCTACCACAAGACGTCTTATTTGACCTGCCTCGGGTGACGATGATTGGGAATGCTCAGGTGCATATTGAGAATCATCGTGGTGTGCTTCATTTTTCGGATGAACGACTGAACCTATCGATTAGCATCGGGGAGCTTGAATTGACAGGCAGCGGTCTTGTGATTCGAGCGATTTGGCCTGATGAAGTCATCGTGGAAGGAAAAATATTAGGGATTCAATATATGCGAACGGAGGGATCTAATTGA
- the yqfD gene encoding sporulation protein YqfD: protein MNGPTAFIRGYVKITIRGERCEQFVNLAASKHVEIWDMRHLPGQGIRMKILLSDFFRIRPLLRQTSCRVHVEARYGLPFALHKMSRRKAFIAGFFLFFIGLYLLSNLVWKIDVQGNVNVTEDEIRKAASAEGIYVFQWSFRLKNQEELSRQLTHRLPGVSWVGVEKRGANITIHVAESTKPEAKQLMNPRHLVAKADAVVTEIFTEQGRAKVRKNTRVKKGTILISGIVGSDQNPQAVVAKGKVKGLVWHEYQVSVPLLQRERTYTGAFEKRNYLITGNRALQVSGYGKVPYEKYEIITERSDAQVGPYKLPVGWMTEKLMEVHEIERNITEEDARKIAIEHAKSDALAKNGPGAQIRDENILHQEVKNGKVYLNIHFEVEQWIAEELPIIHQ, encoded by the coding sequence TTGAACGGACCTACTGCTTTTATTCGAGGCTACGTCAAAATTACGATTCGCGGCGAACGGTGTGAACAGTTCGTCAATCTTGCCGCGAGTAAGCATGTCGAAATTTGGGACATGCGTCATCTTCCTGGTCAAGGGATACGGATGAAGATCTTGCTGTCGGACTTTTTTCGCATTCGTCCGCTTTTACGGCAGACAAGCTGTCGCGTGCATGTGGAAGCACGTTATGGACTACCTTTTGCTCTGCACAAGATGAGCCGCCGCAAAGCATTCATCGCAGGCTTTTTTCTCTTTTTTATCGGATTGTACTTGCTGTCTAACTTGGTCTGGAAGATCGATGTGCAAGGAAATGTGAATGTTACAGAGGACGAGATTCGCAAGGCAGCGAGCGCGGAGGGGATCTACGTGTTCCAGTGGTCGTTCCGTCTCAAGAATCAAGAAGAGCTCTCTAGACAGCTGACACATCGGCTTCCCGGCGTCTCCTGGGTGGGGGTAGAGAAACGTGGAGCGAATATTACGATCCATGTGGCGGAATCCACGAAACCAGAAGCGAAGCAGCTTATGAATCCGAGGCATTTGGTAGCAAAGGCAGATGCGGTGGTGACGGAGATTTTCACCGAACAAGGCCGGGCGAAAGTGCGGAAGAATACACGGGTTAAGAAAGGAACTATTCTCATTTCAGGAATTGTTGGCTCAGACCAGAACCCGCAAGCAGTCGTCGCAAAAGGCAAGGTCAAAGGGCTCGTATGGCATGAATATCAGGTCTCTGTACCTTTGCTTCAGAGGGAACGTACGTATACAGGTGCGTTTGAAAAACGAAACTATCTCATTACGGGCAATCGCGCCTTGCAAGTGAGCGGTTACGGTAAAGTGCCTTATGAGAAATACGAGATTATCACCGAGCGCAGCGACGCTCAAGTTGGACCTTATAAACTTCCGGTTGGGTGGATGACGGAGAAATTAATGGAGGTTCATGAGATCGAGCGCAATATAACGGAAGAAGATGCCAGAAAAATCGCCATTGAACATGCAAAATCTGACGCGCTTGCCAAAAATGGGCCAGGGGCACAAATCCGAGATGAAAATATTTTGCATCAAGAGGTCAAGAATGGTAAAGTTTATTTGAACATACATTTTGAAGTGGAGCAGTGGATTGCGGAGGAATTACCGATTATCCATCAATAA
- a CDS encoding PhoH family protein, giving the protein MPEQHLYTVKIPLHNPSEGLSLFGPQDKFLKIIEEQIDAQIGSREAEIVVSGGRREVDSLEQLFQVLLQLVRNGYILTDRDVLYACDLAKDMRADQLLDLYKGEITTTFRGKPIRVKTIGQKHYVTTIKKRDVVFGVGPAGTGKTYLAVVLAVAALKEGTVKRIVLTRPAVEAGENLGFLPGDLQEKVDPYLRPLYDALYDVMGPEQTAKALERGLIEIAPLAYMRGRTLDDSFIILDEAQNTTPEQMKMFLTRLGFGSKMVITGDVTQIDLPRGKKSGLIEAATILRDIEEIGFVHFAEQDVVRHSLVQKIIVAYQKDSEKHE; this is encoded by the coding sequence TTGCCTGAACAACACTTATACACCGTAAAAATACCGCTACATAATCCTTCTGAGGGGCTGTCGTTATTTGGTCCACAGGATAAATTTTTGAAAATTATTGAAGAGCAGATTGACGCGCAAATTGGTTCGCGTGAAGCGGAAATTGTCGTCAGCGGGGGACGCCGCGAGGTGGATTCCTTGGAGCAGTTGTTTCAAGTTTTGCTGCAGTTGGTTCGTAACGGTTATATTTTGACAGATCGAGATGTACTCTACGCCTGTGATCTTGCGAAGGATATGCGGGCCGATCAGCTGTTAGATTTATACAAAGGCGAGATCACGACGACCTTCCGCGGGAAGCCAATTCGTGTGAAGACGATTGGACAGAAGCATTATGTGACAACCATCAAGAAGAGAGATGTGGTCTTCGGCGTTGGACCTGCGGGTACGGGGAAGACCTATCTTGCTGTCGTGCTTGCGGTAGCTGCGCTTAAGGAAGGTACCGTGAAGCGAATTGTGCTCACGCGACCAGCTGTCGAAGCTGGCGAGAATCTAGGGTTCTTGCCGGGGGATTTGCAGGAGAAGGTCGATCCTTACTTGCGTCCGCTCTATGATGCGTTGTACGATGTCATGGGACCGGAACAGACGGCGAAGGCGCTTGAACGTGGATTGATTGAAATTGCACCGCTTGCTTATATGCGTGGTCGGACCCTAGACGATTCCTTTATTATTTTGGACGAGGCTCAGAACACGACACCGGAACAGATGAAAATGTTCTTGACGCGCCTGGGGTTCGGCTCGAAGATGGTCATCACCGGTGATGTCACGCAAATCGATTTGCCACGGGGCAAAAAATCGGGACTCATCGAAGCGGCTACAATACTTCGGGATATCGAAGAGATCGGATTTGTACATTTTGCGGAGCAAGATGTTGTTCGTCATTCCTTAGTACAGAAAATTATCGTCGCATATCAGAAGGATTCCGAAAAACATGAATAG